TTGAACTCAGTATCAAGATACTCTCCACCTCGATCGGATCGAAGACATTTCAAAGATTTTCCTTGTTGCCTTTCGGCTTCCACAtgaaattctttgaactttCCAAAAGTCTCAGATTTTATATGCATAAGATAAATATATCCATACCTTGAGTAATCATCTATAAAATGACAAAGTACTTATAACCACCTCTAGCTTGTGTAGTCATAGGACCACATACATCACTATGTATAAGCTCTAGTGGTTCTTTGGCCCTATTGCCCTTTGCAGAGAAAGGTCTCTTAGTCATTTTTCCTTCTAAACAAGATTCACAAACAGGAAAAGTGTCAACATTTAACTCTCTTAAAGGACCATCCTTTACAAGTCTGTTTAATCTTTCTAAGGAAATATGCCCTAACCTTAGGTGCCATAAATATGTTTTATCTTCATGAAAAACCTTTTGATTTTTAGTTTTAGGATGTTCTACTTTAAATATTTCGACATTAAGCAGTGGTTGTTCATTTGTTCTTAGAATATATAACCCATTTTCCATTAATGCAATACAAAGCATACGTCTATTTCTTAAAATAACAATCTCGTTATTATTAAAAGAAGGCGAATAAAATTGTTCATGCAATTTTGGTACAGAAATCAAATTTCTCCAAAAACTAGGTAGAAATAAACATTGTTCAAAaccaaatatttattattaaatctGAGTTTAACTCCAACTGCTCTTGCCGAAACCACTGCACCATTGCCTACTCTCATCGTGAATGACACATCGACAAGCTCTTCATAAGAACTAAGTATCTGCAAAGAAGAACAAACGTGATTAGTAGCACCTGAATCAACTATCCATATAGAAGAATCAATGGTTACTAAACAAGATTCTAGAACAAGTAAATCATATTTACCTTTCTTCTTCTCTTTTAGGTCAGCGAGATACTTGGGACAATTTCTCTTCCAATGACTATCAATCCTATAGTGAAAACATTTTCCTTTGGGCTTTGCAGTGTTGCCTTTCTTTCTTTCATTGGAACTCTTCCAATTCTTTTGCTTTTTCTGAATTCACTTTCCTTTCCATTTATTCTTCCTTTTCAAACTAGATTTGGAGGAAGATGGCTTATTCTCGACAACATTTGTCTCACCTTCTTGAACTTTTCCAATGGAAATAGCCTCAAAGGTTTGCAACTCGTTGAGCAATTGTGTCATGTTATAATTGAGCTTGTTCATGACATAGTTGCTCTTGAATTGAAGGAAAGTAGGAGGCAATGATTCCAAAATCATACTCACTTGTGTACCATCATCTATGGTCGCACCATGAGTTTCAGcttcagtgaagtaattaaccATGTTCAAAAGATGCGCACCAACTGATTgcctttttttttcattttagcaTTCATAGCATTCTTAATGGCCTCATGCTTAGATTGACTAGATCGCTTGCCAAACATTGCTTGTAGAGAATCCATTATCTGATAAGCATTCCATACATGTTCGTTCTTTAACCTAAGCACGTCATTCATTCCAGCTAACATGTAGCCTTTTGCTTTGTTGTTTGCCGCGATCCATCGATCATAAATTTGTCGTACACTACGAGAAACATTAAAACAGGGCTCAGAAGGACATTCCTCCGTTAAGACAAACTTGAGGTTCTCACAGACGAGGGCGATGTTAATGTTACTCttccattttaaaaaattttcgcCAGTCAACTTTTCATTAAGTAAAGCAAGAAAGAGATCGGAAATCATGATTGCTGAAATATAAAAGTGACATTtaatcaattgaacaaatatcatagataaataaatttaggaataataaatatgatgtacgatacaatatatttatttcaccAATTCCGAGGAAATTTAATCTCGCATTTAAAAAGTAGCCTTAGAGTCGAATGAATTAAATGACGATTAAATTGAGACTATCtctattaataaataaaacactaagatatctcatatttttacttttatttattaattaccATTTAATTTAGCCTAGATGcatttaaacaatttaattgcatctttatgagtgTAACCCACAATTTCAGATTTTAAAGCTCAATCCATAATTGCCACCTTAGGGTAGGTAAAGAATGAACTTAATTAAAAATCTTATCCTTTCGGAAACTAAGCCttgaattttgatttaaatGAAAACCTTCCATAGGGAGGATGTCCTATGCGTCACTAGGCGCCATGTAAATCTCATGTTGCTTTTGTTAATAGTGGATGCAGTAGAATTTATTATCATATATTCTTCTCCCACTCATTATACTAATTAAAGTTTctcaaatttttaattatttaattaattaaatcatctaataatttaattataaaaattacaatcttattgttttttttattaaaaacgtTGCATCAACTTTTTTCTTCTTCCTCAAGCAGCTTTGCtgccattaaaaaaaaattgcagcAACTCATTATGCAATATGGAACATAGGTTTCATATTCCTCAAGAAATCCATCGAATTTTCCGTACTATAACTCGTCCGACGAGCCATTTTTCTCGCATAAGCAAATTTACACGAAGTGCCGTATGCGAGAAATTCCTCGAGACAACAGACACGAGCCATGGTGGTCCAACCATCCATTGCTCGTACAGTCGTTTTAGTGCCTGCACAACTCGTGCACGAGTCGATGTCTCGATCCAGCTAGTAAAATCGCTTGAACCATCGAATACTAATACTCGACCCAGCGAGCATCTGTATTGGATCCAACGCACATGAGTCATGGTTGGACGAACCATCCATTGCGCTGCCGCTTAGTTCCAGTTCTCCAATATTGACATCGATCGGAAATCATTCCCGATAAAGACCGAATTTTATGGTTCGAACAAGTCAAGCTTTTTACAAAGAAGAACTATTCTTTCTTCTGTGCACAAAATTAGAATTCTTCTTCCAGCTCATGTAGGACACGATAgaataaattcatattttatatgTAAAATCATCTTATTTGATTTGTAACATAATTAAGATAATCAAATATCCTCGGCAATCAAAagtttaacaactaaatttaTAAACTTCAACAATAACCCattatcataaatttaaatTCTCGTGATTTATATTCATATGAAAacaatggctctgataccatttgttgGAAATTTATAGAGTTTTCGGAACGATTCCagctataaaaattattttttgatcAAATCAAAACACAGCAGAAGCGAttacataatttcataaattataatcgaacacatgaatataaattaatgatgaatttaaataaaattattttctagaAAAACTAACTTCTTGtagttttctttttcttttttgtgaATCTGGGATATGTAGCAACTACAACCTTCGAGTACAATTCTTTCTATCGATACGGTAATAAATATACAAACTtagaaatcaaattttttttcccttaGAAAATATATTACGCTCgaatatatttttatcaaatgaaaatattttctcaatatggcttttcttcaattttttttatccctTGAATTGTCTGTATTGTTCTATATAAATAATTAAGATTCAACAGTAGCAAATTGATTGTTATAGAAAACCAGTTTTCTACGTAAGTTTCAATCATTTATAAGGCCAATTGATTGccttgatttttaaaacaatgaaaataattttaccacgtttaattcaatttttttaaaattataataatatacaAGTTGATCAATTTTGactacttttttttaaaaaaaatcaattgccTATTGTATTTGAAAAACGTGTATATTCATTTATGATATTATCACGATaactaaatttataattatctcataattataatttaaatataattaataactcATATTTGATTATATTTATATCTAAGCCTTTGATGATATGGAAACAAATTTTCATTATCTCGTGTGATTTCTAAATTGCATTTCTTATCCTCATTAATTTGAAAAGCGTACTGGGGACAATGGACTCATAATTAGAAGCTCCAATAAattagataaataattaaactctttaaataatttaccaAACTTATTAATTCTATAATTACTCcactaaaaatatgaaattgcaTTCTTCTTCATTATGAAATATTTACTCTAGAAAACGAGTAGTCCATTGACATAATCATTACATATGAATTAATCCTCAATAGACAATTCATAATTGAAGCTATCAATTTTTCGTTTACCTTTTCAATTACTTCTTATCCTCATTTACCTTTAATTCACTAGTGAGTGGTTCAATTTATAAttcaattataaattaattgGGCCCACACTCAGTTCTAGAATTAACAAATGAGATAATTATATTTATGCTTCTCGCAAGAAGGAATGTATTCCATGTCTGTGAATTCATATTCCCGGCCATTAATTTCAAATGTAAATCTAAAATGCAAGTATTGAGAATGCATAATTGCAAAATTTAAACAAGCAAATCAAGAATCACATTGAAATGAACATAtgtaaaatccaagaattttaagttttatcatttaAGTGTTATCACGATAGTATATTTTGGATACCAGGATTTATCTCATTTTAGGATGTGAGACTTGTAAGATTTTACCAAGATTAAGTGAATAAAAATATCGTGTAcattatttgaaatttcgcagataaatgcctaagatttgagttgatatggaGATACCGGGATAAAAATCAGGCAAATGATAATAAAAATCCCTAGAATTCGAAATTAACCAGTGTATAtatatgcaaatttcgaaatttgtatgggataaaagatttaaatttcgAACAATATCACGGATAGATCATGATTTTTGATGAAGATTTGATTCAGAGTTCAAATGCAACTATAACTCTTGATCACGATAGCAGCCAaaccctataaataggaggg
This sequence is a window from Primulina tabacum isolate GXHZ01 chromosome 17, ASM2559414v2, whole genome shotgun sequence. Protein-coding genes within it:
- the LOC142530534 gene encoding uncharacterized protein LOC142530534, with product MDGSSNHDSCALDPIQMLAGSTIMISDLFLALLNEKLTGENFLKWKSNINIALVCENLKFVLTEECPSEPCFNVSRSVRQIYDRWIAANNKAKGYMLAGMNDVLRLKNEHVWNAYQIMDSLQAMFGKRSSQSKHEAIKNAMNAKMKKKGNQLVRIF